The Euphorbia lathyris chromosome 3, ddEupLath1.1, whole genome shotgun sequence genome contains a region encoding:
- the LOC136223557 gene encoding histone deacetylase HDT1 isoform X3 yields MEFWGVEVKAGVPLKVHPDYQEAVIHLSQATLGESKKEKGNESVVLSLKIDGKKIVLGHLSTEKTPQLSFDLVFEKEVELSHNSKNSVFFCGYQSLPQEDEYTDASDSSDEDEPIQLANAENDDMKVLPPLAPVASKSDSAKPDSSSKQKSKPLLPVKDNKAENESDDEDSEDESEDDDDDESEDGGSEEGMSVDGDSDAEDDSESEDEETPKKAGKAGTKRPNNSASKTPVPTKKQKAATPQKTDGKKSAHTATPHPAKKVAAKTSANGSDTKPQTPKSGGKFSCGSCDRLPPNRAFGSDTALQAHSKAKHSAK; encoded by the exons ATGGAATTCTGGG GTGTTGAAGTCAAGGCTGGAGTCCCTCTAAAAGTACATCCTGATTACCAAGAGGCTGTTATACATCTTTCTCAG GCTACATTGGGGGagtcaaagaaagaaaaaggaaatgaaTCGGTGGTTCTCTCTTTGAAAATTGATGGCAAGAAAATCGTATTGGGCCACTTATCTACTGAAAAAACTCCTCAGTTATCTTTCGATTTAGTCTTTGAAAAAGAGGTTGAACTGTCCCACAATTCTAAAAATAGTGTCTTCTTCTGCGGTTACCAATCTCTTCCTCAAGAAGATGAATACACTG ATGCTTCAGATTCTTCAGATGAAGATGAGCCCATTCAATTGGCAAATGCAGAGAATG ATGATATGAAGGTTCTTCCTCCTCTTGCACCTGTTGCTTCCAAGTCCGATAGTGCTAAGCCTGATTCTTCATCTAAACAGAAGTCTAAGCCTTTGCTGCCAGTCAAAGACAACAAAGCTGAaaatgaatctgatgatgaagatTCAGAAGATGAATCTGAGGATGATGATGACGATGAATCAGAGGATGGTGGGTCTGAGGAG GGAATGTCTGTGGATGGAGATTCTGATGCTGAAGATGATTCTGAGAGTGAAGATGAGGAGACTCCAAAGAAG GCTGGAAAAGCTGGAACTAAGAGGCCCAATAATTCTGCTTCAAAGACGCCTGTGCCAACAAAGAAGCAAAAAGCTGCTACTCCTCAAAAGACTG ATGGTAAAAAGAGTGCACATACTGCAACTCCCCATCCAGCCAAGAAGGTTGCTGCAAAAACTTCTGCAAATGGGTCCGATACTAAGCCACAGACCCCAAAATCTGGTGGCAAGTTTTCGTGCGGCTCCTGTGATAG GTTGCCTCCGAACAGGGCATTTGGCTCAGATACAGCGTTGCAGGCTCACTCAAAAGCCAAGCATTCAGCCAAGTAG
- the LOC136223557 gene encoding histone deacetylase HDT1 isoform X4 has translation MEFWGVEVKAGVPLKVHPDYQEAVIHLSQATLGESKKEKGNESVVLSLKIDGKKIVLGHLSTEKTPQLSFDLVFEKEVELSHNSKNSVFFCGYQSLPQEDEYTDASDSSDEDEPIQLANAENDDMKVLPPLAPVASKSDSAKPDSSSKQKSKPLLPVKDNKAENESDDEDSEDESEDDDDDESEDGGSEEGMSVDGDSDAEDDSESEDEETPKKAGKAGTKRPNNSASKTPVPTKKQKAATPQKTDGKKSAHTATPHPAKKVAAKTSANGSDTKPQTPKSGGKFSCGSCDRAFGSDTALQAHSKAKHSAK, from the exons ATGGAATTCTGGG GTGTTGAAGTCAAGGCTGGAGTCCCTCTAAAAGTACATCCTGATTACCAAGAGGCTGTTATACATCTTTCTCAG GCTACATTGGGGGagtcaaagaaagaaaaaggaaatgaaTCGGTGGTTCTCTCTTTGAAAATTGATGGCAAGAAAATCGTATTGGGCCACTTATCTACTGAAAAAACTCCTCAGTTATCTTTCGATTTAGTCTTTGAAAAAGAGGTTGAACTGTCCCACAATTCTAAAAATAGTGTCTTCTTCTGCGGTTACCAATCTCTTCCTCAAGAAGATGAATACACTG ATGCTTCAGATTCTTCAGATGAAGATGAGCCCATTCAATTGGCAAATGCAGAGAATG ATGATATGAAGGTTCTTCCTCCTCTTGCACCTGTTGCTTCCAAGTCCGATAGTGCTAAGCCTGATTCTTCATCTAAACAGAAGTCTAAGCCTTTGCTGCCAGTCAAAGACAACAAAGCTGAaaatgaatctgatgatgaagatTCAGAAGATGAATCTGAGGATGATGATGACGATGAATCAGAGGATGGTGGGTCTGAGGAG GGAATGTCTGTGGATGGAGATTCTGATGCTGAAGATGATTCTGAGAGTGAAGATGAGGAGACTCCAAAGAAG GCTGGAAAAGCTGGAACTAAGAGGCCCAATAATTCTGCTTCAAAGACGCCTGTGCCAACAAAGAAGCAAAAAGCTGCTACTCCTCAAAAGACTG ATGGTAAAAAGAGTGCACATACTGCAACTCCCCATCCAGCCAAGAAGGTTGCTGCAAAAACTTCTGCAAATGGGTCCGATACTAAGCCACAGACCCCAAAATCTGGTGGCAAGTTTTCGTGCGGCTCCTGTGATAG GGCATTTGGCTCAGATACAGCGTTGCAGGCTCACTCAAAAGCCAAGCATTCAGCCAAGTAG
- the LOC136222547 gene encoding uncharacterized protein: MEMFLLHDTKENDQECEISFLPTFLEKNLDNNVFFGAPKFVEIPDGLYCLTCYNFHGYPSRELTTNETEYFLFLLVNCPCNCASIEYPREYMLGSYDHLHQHFNELRRKFNSFEDLTTKIIFFNEKSWKLVRESDTKKDNMMAGPIIDMLMELPEGILEDYKTSFHEFLKKIYKERIGFVKGRYLVISTEVLFRQCLGNTVLFLEILSEAYALVESQYCSISRFAIESGFWQVCPEFGGFFWRNNNLEKDFPFLRKFMQEKRNVFVKNFSLSMGPYYLIGGGYFSYIENIRGDLIFWYIPNFWQEAFRHEENACDYNAENFWYGWCGRNKLKYGCPYNGVTVNECDYKMMLEFFPRAILNY, from the coding sequence ATGGAGATGTTTCTGCTTCATGATacaaaggaaaatgatcaagaATGTGAAATATCATTTCTTCCGACATTCTTGGAAAAGAATCTCGACAACAATGTTTTCTTCGGCGCTCCTAAATTTGTGGAAATTCCCGATGGTCTCTATTGTCTTACTTGCTATAATTTTCACGGTTATCCATCACGAGAATTAACAACAAACGAAACCGAATATTTCCTTTTCCTCCTTGTGAATTGTCCATGTAACTGTGCAAGCATCGAATATCCTAGAGAATATATGCTAGGATCATATGATCACTTGCACCAACATTTCAATGAACTACGAAGAAAATTCAATTCTTTCGAGGATTTAACGACGAAAATTATATTCTTCAACGAGAAATCATGGAAACTAGTGAGGGAATCCGACACGAAAAAAGACAACATGATGGCTGGTCCTATCATCGACATGTTAATGGAGTTGCCGGAAGGAATCCTCGAAGACTACAAGACGTCATTCCATGAATTTctcaagaaaatatacaaaGAGAGAATAGGGTTTGTGAAAGGGAGGTACTTAGTCATATCGACTGAGGTTCTTTTCAGACAATGCCTAGGAAATACAGTTCTATTTTTGGAAATTCTCTCAGAAGCATATGCTTTAGTTGAATCTCAATATTGTTCGATCTCAAGGTTCGCCATTGAATCAGGATTCTGGCAGGTATGTCCTGAATTCGGAGGATTCTTTTGGAGAAACAACAACTTGGAGAAAGATTTTCCATTTTTAAGAAAGTTTATGCAAGAAAAAAGAAACGTATTTGTGAAGAATTTTTCGCTTTCAATGGGTCCTTATTACTTAATTGGAGGTGgatatttttcatatattgaGAATATTAGAGGAGATTTAATTTTCTGGTATATTCCAAATTTCTGGCAAGAAGCATTTAGACACGAAGAAAATGCTTGTGATTACAATGCGGAAAATTTTTGGTATGGTTGGTGCGGACGTAACAAATTGAAATATGGTTGTCCTTACAACGGAGTAACAGTAAATGAATGTGACTATAAAATGATGTTAGAGTTCTTCCCAAGAGCAATACTAAATTATTAG
- the LOC136223557 gene encoding histone deacetylase HDT1 isoform X1, whose product MEFWGVEVKAGVPLKVHPDYQEAVIHLSQATLGESKKEKGNESVVLSLKIDGKKIVLGHLSTEKTPQLSFDLVFEKEVELSHNSKNSVFFCGYQSLPQEDEYTDASDSSDEDEPIQLANAENGIQLLDDMKVLPPLAPVASKSDSAKPDSSSKQKSKPLLPVKDNKAENESDDEDSEDESEDDDDDESEDGGSEEGMSVDGDSDAEDDSESEDEETPKKAGKAGTKRPNNSASKTPVPTKKQKAATPQKTDGKKSAHTATPHPAKKVAAKTSANGSDTKPQTPKSGGKFSCGSCDRLPPNRAFGSDTALQAHSKAKHSAK is encoded by the exons ATGGAATTCTGGG GTGTTGAAGTCAAGGCTGGAGTCCCTCTAAAAGTACATCCTGATTACCAAGAGGCTGTTATACATCTTTCTCAG GCTACATTGGGGGagtcaaagaaagaaaaaggaaatgaaTCGGTGGTTCTCTCTTTGAAAATTGATGGCAAGAAAATCGTATTGGGCCACTTATCTACTGAAAAAACTCCTCAGTTATCTTTCGATTTAGTCTTTGAAAAAGAGGTTGAACTGTCCCACAATTCTAAAAATAGTGTCTTCTTCTGCGGTTACCAATCTCTTCCTCAAGAAGATGAATACACTG ATGCTTCAGATTCTTCAGATGAAGATGAGCCCATTCAATTGGCAAATGCAGAGAATG GAATTCAACTTTTAGATGATATGAAGGTTCTTCCTCCTCTTGCACCTGTTGCTTCCAAGTCCGATAGTGCTAAGCCTGATTCTTCATCTAAACAGAAGTCTAAGCCTTTGCTGCCAGTCAAAGACAACAAAGCTGAaaatgaatctgatgatgaagatTCAGAAGATGAATCTGAGGATGATGATGACGATGAATCAGAGGATGGTGGGTCTGAGGAG GGAATGTCTGTGGATGGAGATTCTGATGCTGAAGATGATTCTGAGAGTGAAGATGAGGAGACTCCAAAGAAG GCTGGAAAAGCTGGAACTAAGAGGCCCAATAATTCTGCTTCAAAGACGCCTGTGCCAACAAAGAAGCAAAAAGCTGCTACTCCTCAAAAGACTG ATGGTAAAAAGAGTGCACATACTGCAACTCCCCATCCAGCCAAGAAGGTTGCTGCAAAAACTTCTGCAAATGGGTCCGATACTAAGCCACAGACCCCAAAATCTGGTGGCAAGTTTTCGTGCGGCTCCTGTGATAG GTTGCCTCCGAACAGGGCATTTGGCTCAGATACAGCGTTGCAGGCTCACTCAAAAGCCAAGCATTCAGCCAAGTAG
- the LOC136223557 gene encoding histone deacetylase HDT1 isoform X2, whose product MEFWGVEVKAGVPLKVHPDYQEAVIHLSQATLGESKKEKGNESVVLSLKIDGKKIVLGHLSTEKTPQLSFDLVFEKEVELSHNSKNSVFFCGYQSLPQEDEYTDASDSSDEDEPIQLANAENGIQLLDDMKVLPPLAPVASKSDSAKPDSSSKQKSKPLLPVKDNKAENESDDEDSEDESEDDDDDESEDGGSEEGMSVDGDSDAEDDSESEDEETPKKAGKAGTKRPNNSASKTPVPTKKQKAATPQKTDGKKSAHTATPHPAKKVAAKTSANGSDTKPQTPKSGGKFSCGSCDRAFGSDTALQAHSKAKHSAK is encoded by the exons ATGGAATTCTGGG GTGTTGAAGTCAAGGCTGGAGTCCCTCTAAAAGTACATCCTGATTACCAAGAGGCTGTTATACATCTTTCTCAG GCTACATTGGGGGagtcaaagaaagaaaaaggaaatgaaTCGGTGGTTCTCTCTTTGAAAATTGATGGCAAGAAAATCGTATTGGGCCACTTATCTACTGAAAAAACTCCTCAGTTATCTTTCGATTTAGTCTTTGAAAAAGAGGTTGAACTGTCCCACAATTCTAAAAATAGTGTCTTCTTCTGCGGTTACCAATCTCTTCCTCAAGAAGATGAATACACTG ATGCTTCAGATTCTTCAGATGAAGATGAGCCCATTCAATTGGCAAATGCAGAGAATG GAATTCAACTTTTAGATGATATGAAGGTTCTTCCTCCTCTTGCACCTGTTGCTTCCAAGTCCGATAGTGCTAAGCCTGATTCTTCATCTAAACAGAAGTCTAAGCCTTTGCTGCCAGTCAAAGACAACAAAGCTGAaaatgaatctgatgatgaagatTCAGAAGATGAATCTGAGGATGATGATGACGATGAATCAGAGGATGGTGGGTCTGAGGAG GGAATGTCTGTGGATGGAGATTCTGATGCTGAAGATGATTCTGAGAGTGAAGATGAGGAGACTCCAAAGAAG GCTGGAAAAGCTGGAACTAAGAGGCCCAATAATTCTGCTTCAAAGACGCCTGTGCCAACAAAGAAGCAAAAAGCTGCTACTCCTCAAAAGACTG ATGGTAAAAAGAGTGCACATACTGCAACTCCCCATCCAGCCAAGAAGGTTGCTGCAAAAACTTCTGCAAATGGGTCCGATACTAAGCCACAGACCCCAAAATCTGGTGGCAAGTTTTCGTGCGGCTCCTGTGATAG GGCATTTGGCTCAGATACAGCGTTGCAGGCTCACTCAAAAGCCAAGCATTCAGCCAAGTAG